GTTATAACATTATAATTCGTTTGCATTATGGTATCACCTAAAGACCCCAATTAAGTTTGGGGGGCTCTCTCCTGTTAATAAAACTCAGAGTAAGAGACAGCCATAGTTGtacaagtatattttaaaatgatcatatATTATGTTGAATAGTTTTCTAAATACAACTGCCCCCCTGTGATGTAGTATACAAAGCCTGTAATGGGGGCAGGAAAGTGTTTAAGGTGCGGCTATGGGCTCAAAATCCCTGCCCCACCACACTCACAAGCTATGTCAGGCCTGCAGGAAGGGCCTTAAGAAGGAAAAACCCTGCTTAGCTGGCAGCAACCATGGTTTCAGCTTGTGGAATACAGTGTAGCTCAGAATAGGGACTATGTGCACAACCATTGCCTGTCTTAGTCCTCTGGGGAAAGAAAGGCAGACACTGAATATTCCAGAACTCTTGCCAGTAACTTGCCTGTGGGTGCTAAAGTGTGCTGCACCCTGCTGAGGGCCCGCTGAGGGAAGGGAGTTCCACAGCAGGTTTGCAGTGGTTATTTTTGTCTGATCTTTGAAGGGGTAGAGTCCCATGGGGCCCAGATGGAAGACTGAGTCTCCCACATCTGAAACTGTGCTGTTGGCCATTAGATGCCAAAGAGAGAGTGAGTACAGGGACTTGTTGCACCCCACACGGTAGGGTTGCCAGTTCTGAAGCTATTCcgggagatttttttcccccaacatgacATAATATAATTTTCTTAAAatagcctattaaaatctcccagattgctttTAATAGTCACCGGGAAATCCATGccaattcctggagattccaggccaatcctggagggttggcaactctacCACAGGGGCACTGTGGAAGGCCAAATCCATTACCCTCACCTCCCCACAGAGTcaatactgaaatcagtggccgCTATAATGTACTAAGGGCCCTGCCCTCAGTTACTATCTCTTATCTGCTTCACATCCCACTTCTGCAGCATTTGAGAACAGAATATAACTTTGAGGAAAAACAATGACCAatttcttctctccttccccatcttctcttctcccctctaTCAGATGAGGTACACTGAGGTCATTTTACTGGCCCAGCTGGTCAAACGTGCCACTGAGATTATTGTGATAGTGTCTCGAGTGTCATTGGGGTGTGATGGGGAGTTACTGACATTTAGAAATAGCATTGCCTGGAGAGGATGCTGTTATTTAGCAGTGATGTTTAGAAAATATTGGTGGCTGGACTCCCAGCTGAACCTGAGCACCAGAAACAGAGTGCAGATTTTCAAAGAATGAGTACTACTTTGAAAATCCCCCAGTTTGTTTGAGTGCCCAAATCAGGTGCTCTGCAGGGGATTTCAGTACCCTCAAGGAGGCCTTTTACAAATCCCTCTGTAAGGATATTGCTCAGACCAATTAAAGCCTAGACTGTTAGTCAGTATTTTTGGTCATGAAGCAAACATTTTCTCTTTATCTTTTTAGAGTATTGTTTCCAGATGGCAGTTCCAATCAATCTCTTTAGAAATTCAGCATAAaccttcagaaataaaatgtttaatactTCAAAGCACAAATCTACATCATCCTCAGTAATAACATACAGCTTTTCAGCTAATAGGTCCTCAGAACCATACATAACTGTAAGGCATAGTTAGGAGGTGGTAAATCAGTCAATTTCACcacagtgtatgtgtgtgacaCTTACGGAGATGAAGTGGATGATGTCTCTATGGAAACAATTTAGCTGCAGTGTATCCAAGAGGAACAATAGGCCACACTATAATGTTCAAATACTGTGCTGTGTGAAGGAGATGGATCTGTCTTTCCAGAGGCACTGTGTTCCTTTTTCATGATtttaataattatatttaatGCAAAATGGTAAAAATCTTTAACTTTGAACTACCTAGATATAATGCCAGTCCTCACATAATGATAACCCCAGCATAAAGCCAGTATGTTGCACGCTAGCCTGCATCCTCTCCAAATGTCGAAGGTAAAAGATAGACTTTCAAGTGTCTTTCCACCTACCATCACTACTGGAACTGATCCAAAAATGGGGAATTTTATTTGTGAATTGTTGCAAAAAAATTTGTCACAagtttttgtctgaaaaattcTGACCAGCTTTAATTCCTCTAATTCCTAAAGCCTCTTTCTTGTTTAGATTGATCCTCAGCCAGCCCCTTCTCCCTCAACCTCACTGGGTTATTTGTTCACTGCAGCTATCATGACAGACATGATGAAATTGTAGAGCTACGTGTCATCTGTGTATTGAATACATTACAGCCCATGTCTTCTCTCTAATCCTCCTAGTAGCTTTCTATACCTCTGGACCATTTATTGTCTTGTATAGAAAGGAGTTTGTTAACTAACACATTGCAGATGCTAAGGCAGATTCCCCACAAACATGCATTATTGGTCACAGTACACCCTATGGCCTAGTTTACCCTTAAACCAGGGtcctggagggagggaagggtttCCAAAAGATGTAAATGGGAATTAAAAGTTATATCTGAATTTTCTGTTTGTCTCATCCATGTCCAGCAAGCAGGTTAAAATGTGTGGGGGAGAGGCACGGGGAAAGCTAATAACGACAAGACACCAAATGAAAGTTGAAACCTTAGCTCACATCACTATTTTCTGGGAATAATCATAACTGAATGTtttgggctccctctgctggttCTACAGCAGCACTTCCCTAAAACAACATTCCCAGCGATGTGCTGACACCACAGAGGAAGCTGTTGCACAACCTAAAGTATTAAATATGAAAAGACATTATGTACATTGACTACATAGTTTAACAAAAACAGCCATGTGTAGTTCAGCTTCATTGCTTCTCCCAGCATCCCAGGGTTTCTATATGTGGAGAAGGGAATCAATATACATAGTATTTACTAAAATGGAAAATGACAAAACTGGGAGGGAGTTTCCAAATTTTGAATATTACAAACAGTTCCATTTAtatgcaaagcactttacaaactagtCAGGGATTATTTTATTCACTCTTGGGCAGAGAACATTGGCATGCATTGTGCACTTCTGAGATGAAATATGACAGCTGTTAAGCACGCTATCATGATAATAGTAACATTATCACTATGTAATTATAAATGGTTTCCCTTGTGCTGTTCACGTGCATTTTGCTCTACAAACAGAGTAAGAAATGTGCTCTATCCTAAAGAGTTTACATTCTAAAGTGGACTAGACAAACAAAAAGAAGACATAGGAAGGAAAGGGCCATGAGGAGGGATTTAGGcgagaagaaagaggaagaaatcCTGAATGTTAAGAGAGACACAGAGTACAGAGTATGGCTTGTCAGTATGTGGGTAGCTGTTCCGACCATAGGCCACATGCACTGGAGGTTTAGTGTGCATTCTGGTGAATTAATTATCACAACTTCCCGTGTAAGATAGGTAACTATTTATCATACCAATTTTAGAGATGTGGAATCTGAGTAGgagagattaagtaacttgcctaagACAACAAAGGGTGTCTGGGTCAGAGCTTTGGTCTGAATGCAGATGCCTTAACATTCAGTCCCGTGTCTAATCCACTAGCCTGCTACAGAAGGCTTCTGTTCATGCTGTTTGAGCTGCCCACAATTTGGCCAAAGGCCACATTGACTGCCTCGTAGAAGAGTTGGCATAGATGCAGGCCTCCAGCTGGTCGGGAGCTTGAAGCAGTCTTAGCACCAGCAACAGCTTGGGTGGCACTATCTCCTAGAGCCATAAATCGGGCTGGGTTTCTTCCAAATACTGAGGTACAGATGGTGGTGGATTTCACAAGTCAATAAACAAACTGACATTCCTAGCCACCAGTTTACATTTTGAAGGCTGTCTGTAATGAAAAGGGTGAgacaatacttttttttaaacccctcatATTAGCCTTGATATTTCTGAATCTCTGAAACTGGCAATGGTCATGAACTTCTTGGCTCCGAAGTCTGCTTGGCATCAGAAGGTACAATCTGAGAGAGGGGATGAAAAGGATTCATAAATGGGGAGGATAAAGAGCCGGCAACAAGTGTAATGAATAAGAAGAGAGAAGATAGGGCTGAGAGCAAAATTATGCAGGGCCCTGAAGGTCTGGATAAGGAACTTGAATTTGATGCAGTAAGTGAAAGGAAGCAAAGAAGAGATTTGTGGTGGTGATAACTTAATTAGTGACATGAGAAGAAGATAACATGagaagaaatataaaatattttttacagtGGCACACAGCAGTTCTATAAAATagttcaggacaggaagtgaagatgaAGACAGAATCTAATTGAAATTGCAGGAGAAATTTAGGGAGACAGAGTGCAATTAGCCAAGTTGGAATTTGACAAGAACACCAGTGTTAATAACTCTACTCTTTCAAATAATATTCAGGAAATATCTATGACCATAGGTTTACAGGACCTTGACTTTTGCATCCCAACTATAAGAAGACACCTCCAACAGAACAGTGCCTCTATGCTGGGGCTTTGGTTCAGTATTGATTCAGAGATGAGAGCCACCTCTGGAAACACACATAACACTTGCTACAGGGAGGAATAGCCAAAAGTGCTAACAAGATTAGTGCAAAGTTATTAATGCACCTTGTTAGCTTGTTTGAATTAATCCTGCTAGTTTGAGAACTGTCAGTTCAAGTTCTCAGTTAAAAACTTGAAATAGAATAAGAGAGGGGGAGCCATAAGTAGAAGGGGAAAACTCTTTTCTTCTGTCTGCAGATCACCTGTTCCCTTCCAAGGTACAAAGAGAAATTAGGTTTAGAGGAAACAGTTCACAGGAGCATTGTCCTCACAGAAAATGTATTAGTATAGGGAGTTCCTAGCCTGATGCACAACTCTTAGGCAATATCCACATATAAAGACTACAAAGGCcaagttaatttaaaataaacccaCTTGAACCATACAATATTGTAAGTAATCTTGGAATTTATCTAAAATATATGTTCACATTTGAGTGCTTTTCCCATTATTATTAGTAATGGGAAAGAGATTCTCTCCATTATAATGAGCCATAAGGAAAATGGAAACTTGTGCAGAACAAATaagtttttactattttttacAGAGCATTAATTTGATAGGCATCTGTAAGGTCTAGTCGGATAGGGCACCAGAGGAAGCATCAAAAGTCCTGGGTTCTGTGCTTGGCTCTACCACTATCTTGTTGtccgaccttgggcaagtcacgtaacTTCTCTGTGCCACAGGTTTCCCAGCTGTAAAGTGAGGTCAATGATATGTCCCCTCTTAGAACTAGAGATGAATGGCACTATGTAACTGCTATATATTATGATTCTTATATTTTTTAAGCCAGTTACCTTTTTTGATAAAAGGATGTATGATTTCTGATATGTTAAAAGATCTAATCTTCCTCTTTACTGTGGAAGACTGGCATTTCTTAAACATGTTTGCATGCAATGCACTAGAGGGCCCTCAGGAGTTAGAAACTGCTGGAACGTACTTTTAGAAGGCATACCATTCACAGGACTTTTCATTGCAGAATTTAAAATAGAAGGGTTTTTTATAACAAGGTTCATGTAAGTTTATAGCAGTTCATATGCAAACAGCTTCCCTGTACAGCTAGTACATTGCAAAGAGCATTAAGCCTGCAATCAAATATCTAAAATGTGGAGCACACTTAAGTCTGGGATGTGTGTTAGGGTACATTAAGAAACGCTGCTTTTACTAAGTTCTTGGCATGATTATAAGAGATTTACCACAGCCAAGGATGGGGCAAGCTGAATAGGTAAGATTATTTCTATATCTTTGTAGTGCAATAAACTCTGCatttatgggtttttttccttgAGAGGAGATGacagtactttttattttatttgaaaattataGTCAGTTGTTTAGGAAATGCTATTTTATAGCTTCACAAGAGTATAGATTTAACAATATTTTATCTTTAATGTAGGATTATGAAGCATGTGAGCTGTTACTGGGCAGGGTGTAATCATTGTTTGATAATGGAAATGTTCATATTTGAATTGGTACAGTTACTGGGCTGGTTATAgcactatattttaaaacaatatgaGGCAACAAAAGATGTGGTTTTACTTTGAGGACGTGCCTATCATAACATAAGAAGAGGAAAGTCTGGCTTTTCCAAGTCTTCCTCCTAGTGCGGGAGTTCAATTACTTGGGACTGTAAATTGTAACTTGTGTCCCATGatgttggggttttatttttcttctcattttaatCTGAAATCTCTAATATGGCATGTCTCTAGATCTCTACCTTTCCTTTAGAGCTATATAGTGAGAAAGAGATATGCCGTGTGGATaatgaaatatttgaaatttttttcctttcacagcTCACAGAGGGGACTCAGACATTTTGGATCCTGACTCCTTTAACTTTGTTTACACAGTTGACTCCGTTCATTCTCTGAaacaagtcacttcccctgtGCTGGCTGATAAGAGTTTAGCAGCTTGTTGAGGTGGTGTCAGAGTCATTCCCAGCCACACCACTGGCCCCTGTGCACCACTTGCACTGGAAGCTGTTTGGAAAAGAAGAAATAGAGATCTGAGACGGGAAATCATGCATCATCCTCCTGGCTGGAAACCATTGAAGACTATAAGATGCTTTCATCATGTGGATTCACCAGAGAAATGACCTTCCTAGATCAGCCAGGCCAAATCATAAACTGGTTTGTTTGCTCGCTGTGCACCCCACGGGTGCTGAGGCTCTGCAGTGGCAGGCGTCCCAGGACCAGGAGGAATCTGCTGCTGGGTGTAGCCTGTGTGCTATACCTGGGGTTTCTTGTCAGTCAAGTGGGTCACATTTTACCCCAGCACAGAGGGGGACGCCAGAAGGTCAGTTCCAGGAGTCTTCAAGATGCTGATCAGACACCTTTTCTGGGGATCCCACTGGATGGCACTTTGTTTGCACCTGATCTCCAAGGGCCCCAGATGGCTGGCAATGGGACCTCAGCGCCACCCAATGTGGTGTACATCACACTGCGGTCCAAGCGCAGTAAACCCACCAACATCCGAGGCAGCGTGAAACCCAAGCTCAGGAAGAAGCATGCATTCCCTTTGCCCTATAGGCAGCGCTTTCCAGCAGGTGTCACTGGGCAGGAGGAGGCCTTGTCCCAGCAGCAGGGGCGGACTAGCTACTCCATGGGAATAATGAGGGCAGCAGTAGTTCCAGAGACACCAAGGCACCAACTGAAGAAGCACtgggatggagagagggaggcagcGGGCAGGGGACACCAAAGACATATTGGGGTTTCAGGAGGTGTAAATGTGCAGCCCCAGGCTCGGGAGAGTAATATCAGGATATACAGTGAGAAGTCCCCCTCGTGGCTGAGCAAAGATGACATCCTAAGCATGCGTTTGCTGGCAGATTCCCAGATAGGCAGTATCCAAGAGGCACCCTCTCAGCATGGAGTCCTATTGGTGTTCAAAAGGAATCCCAGTGCCACAGGAGCAGCTTGCAATCAAGGGTACTGTGGCCTCATCAAGAGACCCCTTGATATGAGTGAGGTGTTTGCCTTCCATTTAGACAGGATCCTGGGGCTGAAGAAGACCTTACCTTCTGTAAGCAGGAAATCGGAGTTCATCCAAGGTAACAAATTCACTTGATTTTTAGTTTCCATCTGGGGGACTCCAGTATTTTGTATTTGGTCAACAGCAGGCTTTAATTTCAGATAGTCTGAGAACTAGCTCTACAGAGCACAGTTACAGGGAACTTAATCTGGAATATGTGTTTACATAATTTCAGGGTTCCTCTGCAGTGTAATAGTTCTGTCCTGAAGGATATAATACACCCAGAGTTTATTAATGCTTCTTGCtgccttatagactaatagagtTATTGAGAGTATACAGACAACTTCCTTTCCATAGAAGACTAATTTGagtgaggggaaagggggagggaggtgtgaTCCTTTTTTACATATCATTTGTAGTGAATATGAAATTATATAGACTGATCAAAATGAAATTGAAGAGGATATAGTCTGGAAGTCTCTCGGCACAGTGCTCTGTGCTTCAGAGATTAGTTTTTACTTTTTCACGTCCCCTAGATTTCACTTTTACAAGATATTGTGGATAACGAGCTCTGGAATTCATTTGCCACAAGTAGCGGATAGAGGAGACATTTCTGTTAGCCCAAGCACCTATTGAGGGAGGTCTTATAGCTCCTTCTTGAACTGCTTTGGCATAATCCCAAAAGCACAAATGCCTCTggaaattaaaattgaaattgtGCAGTCACTGAAGTCTCAGTGGAATCTTCTGTTTGACAACTTAAAGCTCATGACACACCTGTATCTAGCTAAATAAATACACCTGCTATAGATGCTTAATGTGGTTGTAATATGTACAAGGCGAATTGCTTTTAACAGAATATCATATTTTTCTTCAtcctaaaatgaaattaaaattagaTTTAATAGATTCAATGTAAATTGATAAGTCTATCTTTAACATTACTGTCTTGTTAAATGTCTTCAGCCTAAATGCTAAATACACACAGATCATAAGCTGAAAGAGCTGCGTTATGTTTTACTGAATCATTGCTATTTGTTTTTGCTGTTCATTTCTTAGTACTGAAGAAgattattttatacaaaatgtttTGTATATCAGCTTGTATTTTATCAGAGAAAAGGTAAAGCGAAAATGTCCTTGCAAAAGTTGATGGCAGGAAAAGAACATACTGATCTGTGATTTATCAACACTGTGTAAGCCTTCTCTCTGGCAGTCTTTACGACAATATGAATGAATCTCTAGGAATAACAGTTTGGTGGCTTTTGAATATTATTCATAGTAGCAGAGCATGGAAGATGCACTATGCATACTCTATTTTTAGGAACAGGATTTATTGCTATAGAGCTGTCATAAGGAATTAAGGTAGTTTAGTTTCAGTTCAATTCAGTTTCAGTTCAGTTTCAGGAATTCTGTAGAGTATGGCTGCACAGATGACAGACTTCAGGCCCGGTGGAAACTGCTATTAGGTTAACTGTAGACTGAATTGCTTAATGTCTTCAGCCGGCAACATCTTTTGGATTGGCTGGGAGAGAGATTCTATTTTCTTCAGCCTCCTTTTCCCTGTAATTGGTTTTGTTCATACAGCATAAAAAGTCTTGCTAGGTAATGAggagaaaaaagtcatttttccttTTGGGTCTTGTTTCATGTTTTCCAGCTAAAGGGTGAGTTCAGCTTCTGGAACAGCCACAGCaccttacctctctccatttcatTAATCTTGAAACATGCTGGATTTCAAATGCTGGCCTTGGTTGCCATAGTTACTTGCTTGAGTGTATTTGGCTTGGATTGTTAATTAACTACACAAATTTCAGCAGTGAACACCTCCTCCGTTGTTCTCTTCTTGTTTagaaaaggaatgaaaaattattttagaaaatagGATGAACAATTAATGAGCCTGCTCCTGTAGCCTTTATTCGTTTGAATAATCTGTTTGTGGGCTGCccaagtgatttcagtgggactacttgtgtgagtaagacTACTCATGAGAAAGAAAGcaatgcaggactggactcctCGACAAGGTCTAAGCTGGCACATCCCTTTAGCATGCCTCAGTCATGGTGTAAGCAATGTAACAAGACATGTTTGATGTAGCATTAAAATCTTGAAAAAATTAGGCTCCTCAAAATTGCCATTTATTTTGTCAAAAGCATTTTCAAAGAGGTGCTTTGTAAACCCCCAAACAACtttgggtttattttttgtttccaaaaaaaccaaaacacctccCTTGATAGGTGACAGAGAGGCTAGCAAAATACTGCACCAGAGAGATCTCTGCTTGCCACTCCCCTAATGAAAAGTGAATCCTTTGCCACAGGTTTAAATTATTTTGTGACATTTCTGCCTTGCCAGAAAGGAAAGTTGGGTCATGATAACTATTTCCTCAATATTCTTTGCCAGTGACTTATCAAAAAATAATATAGGCATAGAGACTAAAGGTGGACAAAGCCTTCCACAATTTTGATTTGAAAACCAAGCAAAAATAATTCTGTGCATATGCATATAtttgtcagaacaaggagtaatggtctcaagttgcagtgggggaggtttatgttggatattaggaaaaactttttcactaggaggaagcactggaatgggttacctagggatgtggtagatctccttccttagagatttttaaggtaaggcttgatgaagccctggctgggatgatttagttggggactggtcctgctttgagcagggggttggattagatgacctcctaaggtcccttccaaccctgatattctatgattctattatatgTATACCAATTTGTTCCCAGTAAGGGTTAGCTGGAAGAACTCCTTTGTTACTGAGATATAAATGAGCAAAGCAAGGGCTGCAAAGAAGTGGGAAAATTTCATAAATGTGTGGTAAGGGCATTGGAGCAAATGGTGGATGATCTTCCTACATCCAAGCCTTCTCAACATGCTAGGGCTGGAAAGCTGGGCTTTAGGATCTGGTAATGTCAGCATGGAGATGTGGAATTAGAGAGTATCTCATTTACATCCATCCAAACCAAATTGATTTGCAAGCAGAAATCTGTATTTCTGGATGTAATGCCTGCCTGTAGCAAACTCCCACAGGTCCACCAGAATGGATCTGGATTTCTTTGGACTACACAGCCTCAAGGCTACATTTCTAGTCCCTCTGTGCTGTCTCAAAAAACTGTCTCGTATACAGGAATGACTTAGATGCTGTAAAATTTAACTCAGAGTTTTTGGGACACTTCTTCCTCTTAGTTTTTCAGTGGGAAAGACAAAATGTACAAGAGTTTGTCTTTTTAGAAAGTTACCATTAATGATTCCTGCAGAGAGGTTGGAAGGGCCCTGGAGAAGGCCACATCACTTTCAGTGCATATGCTGGCTACTCTGTAGATCAGTAGCTATTCCACATGCTGCCATGAGGTTTTCAGGTCATTCCTTGCTCATATCCTGTGCCCCCTTACCTACAAAACAGGAAGGGATACCTACTAGGGGAGTTGTTTGGTGTCAGGGCACAGCCCATCTCACTGTGCACTTTGGCCAAGCAAAATGGCCACACAGCATGTCCATAGTGAATTTCTTCACCTGTAGACTGGATATGTCTGTACTGGCATATTTAGGACCCAATCTGTAGTGAAGTAGCAGGATACAGGTAGATTATGAGCTAAATTCTCTCCTGCCCTGGAGGGGACAGCATTAGAGAGATGGTTCTGAGGGCTTCTTGGATTTCAGGACCAACCCCAATATAACTTAAAGGTGCTGCTGGACATCTTTGTTACACTTCTTGCTTAGGGTCTGAGATCCCTATTCAGGATTGCAATGATGGCAACAGTCCTTTCTCCACCCCAGATTTTCTGATATGCTGAAATGGATCCCCTATCTATATATGTGGGCTTGATCCTCATATGGCTtgaactggcatagctccactaaAGTCAGAAGGGCTCTGCCAGTtcataccagctgaagatctagtcCAATGGATTTTACGGAGTTGTTTTTGCAACAAAAACCTATTTAGAGTGCGAAAGAATTTGATTTTGAGTAGCATTGTTTCTACTCACTTCATCACTGGTTATGTGCAAATGGATGCTGGGAATTTGGCACAGCTGTGACAGAAAGTTCCACTGATTAGAGTTGTCACATTTCTTTACTGACCTCTACACTATGAGAAAGATAGCCTCAGATTTTCTCTTACACCCAACATATTTAGCATGCTCTTTCCATCACACCAAAAGATATGAACATTCAGGCACACTGGTTATTAATTATTAATGTCAAGGCAATGAGAACTCGCTCTTACTTATGCATTCAGCAGCTTTTAAATGATGTCTCTTTTGTGTGCCCTTTATCAGATTGAGTtgtgctgtgaattgcttgcTGTCATACAGCTGGATGTGAGTGAGAGACCAGAGGTCATGTTCTCACAATATTTTGTTACATAAAAATCCAATACTTACGCACTCCTCACAGACTCCTTAAAAtctgcattcacacacacaagattttcttcccttccaagatctctccaaAGTGTGTAATGCTTACAGCTAAGATGTGGAAGAAAAAGGGGGAATACTTTAGTCAACACATCTGAGATCTGTTTAAGTTGCTAACATCATTTCTTTATTGTTCAGAGGGCTACCTTACACGGAGAAGGCTTTGCTAGGATAGCTCTACTGGTCCCTAGTGGAGACACAGCTTGTACCAGCAAAACaagatgtggttttttttgttttttgtttgccaCTGTAGTTAGACCACCTTCCCATATGATATAAGCTAAACTAGAAAAAGGCTCTTTTGCTGATATAAGCCATGTTGAGGTGTGTATCCCCCAActttcattctgttttttttttaattaacagacCTTGGGCATGCCACTTACATCAGTCTGTGCCTCCATTAATACTTCTTTTCCTCATGTGGGCTTGGGAGGATACATTTTAATTATATGTATGAGAGAGATTCATATACTACAGTGATGTGGAGCATAGAGATCTCTGGAGAGGGCTGCAAGGAGTAGCAGCATCACTGAAATCAAGAAAGGGGTTCTAACTCGCGTCTCTGCAGCAGCATCTATAGGAATGATTGGgagcaggggccagcagcagtgGGAGATAATGGGCTTGATCCTGGAGGTTTCTGAGACCTCTCAGCTCCTACTGTAATCAACTAAATTTAAAAGCACTCAGTAGCATGTAGAGTCAGGCCTATAACTACCTTTTGTTGTTATTCAAATTGGGCCAGAGCCTTGCTTGGTGTAAGTTGGCAGGCTTTAATGGGtctatgccaatttatactatCTGAGAATGAAGCcccttatctttatttctctctgCCTTCACAttttccctg
This sequence is a window from Gopherus evgoodei ecotype Sinaloan lineage chromosome 5, rGopEvg1_v1.p, whole genome shotgun sequence. Protein-coding genes within it:
- the GASK1B gene encoding Golgi-associated kinase 1B isoform X2, translating into MLSSCGFTREMTFLDQPGQIINWFVCSLCTPRVLRLCSGRRPRTRRNLLLGVACVLYLGFLVSQVGHILPQHRGGRQKVSSRSLQDADQTPFLGIPLDGTLFAPDLQGPQMAGNGTSAPPNVVYITLRSKRSKPTNIRGSVKPKLRKKHAFPLPYRQRFPAGVTGQEEALSQQQGRTSYSMGIMRAAVVPETPRHQLKKHWDGEREAAGRGHQRHIGVSGGVNVQPQARESNIRIYSEKSPSWLSKDDILSMRLLADSQIGSIQEAPSQHGVLLVFKRNPSATGAACNQGYCGLIKRPLDMSEVFAFHLDRILGLKKTLPSVSRKSEFIQDGLPCPVILWDSSLASTNNRTHSSVRLNWGAYQQLLKQKCWQNGKVPKAEWGCTEIHHYEWSKMALFDFLLQNLSAEDLALSYFAVPVSHALGKGRESPAVTTVFFISPSPAKGCCYSAIDTLTSLRNRWPRSTRGVRLGDAEHHDLQSTGQKLLWVQTSQGGFLCPERTEAEMRRSRFC
- the GASK1B gene encoding Golgi-associated kinase 1B isoform X3, producing MLSSCGFTREMTFLDQPGQIINWFVCSLCTPRVLRLCSGRRPRTRRNLLLGVACVLYLGFLVSQVGHILPQHRGGRQKVSSRSLQDADQTPFLGIPLDGTLFAPDLQGPQMAGNGTSAPPNVVYITLRSKRSKPTNIRGSVKPKLRKKHAFPLPYRQRFPAGVTGQEEALSQQQGRTSYSMGIMRAAVVPETPRHQLKKHWDGEREAAGRGHQRHIGVSGGVNVQPQARESNIRIYSEKSPSWLSKDDILSMRLLADSQIGSIQEAPSQHGVLLVFKRNPSATGAACNQGYCGLIKRPLDMSEVFAFHLDRILGLKKTLPSVSRKSEFIQDGLPCPVILWDSSLASTNNRTHSSVRLNWGAYQQLLKQKCWQNGKVPKAEWGCTEIHHYEWSKMALFDFLLQTLTSLRNRWPRSTRGVRLGDAEHHDLQSTGQKLLWVQTSQGGFLCPERTEAEMRRSRFC
- the GASK1B gene encoding Golgi-associated kinase 1B isoform X1, producing the protein MLSSCGFTREMTFLDQPGQIINWFVCSLCTPRVLRLCSGRRPRTRRNLLLGVACVLYLGFLVSQVGHILPQHRGGRQKVSSRSLQDADQTPFLGIPLDGTLFAPDLQGPQMAGNGTSAPPNVVYITLRSKRSKPTNIRGSVKPKLRKKHAFPLPYRQRFPAGVTGQEEALSQQQGRTSYSMGIMRAAVVPETPRHQLKKHWDGEREAAGRGHQRHIGVSGGVNVQPQARESNIRIYSEKSPSWLSKDDILSMRLLADSQIGSIQEAPSQHGVLLVFKRNPSATGAACNQGYCGLIKRPLDMSEVFAFHLDRILGLKKTLPSVSRKSEFIQDGLPCPVILWDSSLASTNNRTHSSVRLNWGAYQQLLKQKCWQNGKVPKAEWGCTEIHHYEWSKMALFDFLLQIYNRLDRNCCGFKPRKEDSCVQKGLKLKCEDQDSVDLTHIIQRRHDPRHLVFIDNKGFFDRSEDNLDFKILQGIKEFPESAVSVLKSQRLREKLLQSLFLDKVYWESQGGRRGIEKLIDVVERRAKILLTYINAHGVKVSPMSE